In Sporichthya polymorpha DSM 43042, a genomic segment contains:
- a CDS encoding ABC transporter ATP-binding protein, with protein MGEKRELDPVIEGQRALLSDSPVGPRDGAISPPLTARGLTLRVGKRHLGPFDIDVSNGESVALLGSNGSGKTTAIRLVLGLVRASTGRSIVFGREVSPLSPPTSVGYVPDKAEFFDWLDAAGNLRPFAPNRETVSALLERVGLSDAGSRAVRKFSRGMRQRLALARALAGEPRFLVLDEPTIALDQDGVSLLVAILSERHAGGLATLTATHDREFLARLPARVIQVQSGRTLSAETPDGPGI; from the coding sequence GTGGGTGAAAAGCGTGAACTAGATCCGGTCATCGAAGGACAGCGAGCCCTGCTCTCCGATTCTCCGGTTGGCCCCCGAGACGGGGCGATCAGCCCACCACTCACGGCGCGGGGACTAACCCTGAGAGTCGGCAAGCGCCACCTGGGCCCGTTCGACATCGATGTCTCGAACGGCGAGAGCGTCGCCCTGCTGGGATCTAATGGGTCAGGGAAGACCACTGCAATCCGCCTCGTCCTAGGATTGGTCCGAGCCTCCACTGGACGCTCCATAGTCTTCGGACGCGAAGTCTCGCCCCTGTCACCACCGACGTCCGTCGGCTACGTACCCGACAAGGCCGAGTTCTTCGATTGGCTCGACGCGGCCGGCAACCTACGGCCATTCGCCCCGAATCGCGAGACCGTCTCGGCTTTGTTGGAACGCGTGGGTTTGTCGGATGCTGGTTCACGGGCCGTGCGCAAGTTCTCGCGGGGTATGCGTCAACGTTTGGCTCTCGCTCGTGCTCTGGCTGGAGAACCCCGGTTCTTAGTCCTCGATGAGCCGACTATTGCTCTGGACCAGGACGGAGTCTCCCTCCTCGTAGCTATCCTGTCGGAGCGTCACGCCGGGGGGCTCGCCACATTGACCGCAACCCACGACCGCGAGTTCCTGGCCCGGCTGCCAGCTCGGGTGATCCAAGTGCAGTCCGGTAGGACTCTCAGCGCTGAGACGCCCGACGGGCCTGGGATATGA